In Streptomyces sp. NBC_00433, a single genomic region encodes these proteins:
- a CDS encoding isoprenyl transferase, which yields MARRGILGRNRTSYRTPDPHPSGAQPPKLPAELVPKHVAVIMDGNGRWAKERGLPRTEGHKVGEGVVLDVLKGCLEIGVKNLSLYAFSTENWRRSPDEVRFLMNFNRDVIGRRRDEMDELGIRIRWVGRMPKMWKSVVQELQVAQEQTVDNDAMTLYFCLNYGGRAEIADAAKALARDVAEGRLDPSKVNEKTFAKYLYYPDMPDVDLFLRPSGEQRTSNYLPWQSSYAELVFQDVLWPDFDRRDLWRACHEFASRDRRFGGALPNEDAAS from the coding sequence ACCCCTCGGGCGCGCAGCCGCCCAAGCTGCCCGCGGAGCTGGTGCCCAAGCACGTCGCTGTGATCATGGACGGCAACGGCCGCTGGGCCAAGGAGCGCGGGCTGCCCCGCACCGAAGGCCACAAGGTGGGTGAGGGCGTCGTCCTCGACGTGCTCAAGGGCTGCCTGGAGATCGGCGTCAAGAACCTGTCGCTCTACGCCTTCTCCACCGAGAACTGGCGGCGCTCGCCCGACGAGGTGCGCTTCCTGATGAACTTCAACCGGGACGTCATCGGCCGGCGCCGGGACGAGATGGACGAGCTGGGCATCCGCATCCGCTGGGTCGGGCGGATGCCGAAGATGTGGAAGTCGGTGGTCCAGGAGCTCCAGGTCGCCCAGGAGCAGACCGTCGACAACGACGCGATGACGTTGTACTTCTGCCTGAACTACGGTGGGCGGGCGGAGATCGCGGACGCCGCGAAGGCGCTGGCGCGGGATGTCGCCGAGGGGCGGCTGGACCCGTCGAAGGTCAACGAGAAGACCTTCGCCAAGTACCTGTACTACCCGGACATGCCGGACGTCGACCTCTTCCTGCGGCCCAGCGGCGAGCAGCGCACCTCCAACTACCTGCCCTGGCAGAGCAGCTACGCCGAACTGGTCTTCCAGGACGTCCTGTGGCCCGACTTCGACCGCCGCGACCTGTGGCGTGCCTGCCACGAATTCGCCAGCCGCGACCGCCGCTTCGGCGGCGCCCTCCCGAACGAGGACGCCGCCTCCTGA